A region from the Benincasa hispida cultivar B227 chromosome 12, ASM972705v1, whole genome shotgun sequence genome encodes:
- the LOC120068034 gene encoding uncharacterized protein LOC120068034: protein MAPFGSDRMDIDCTDTEIFDGHLSPPTCSGEESDKASYSSGTVDFYDDEFETQVVNLAGETQVVDPVNAEFETQLVNPHGETQVFDIECETQILSHCDDTQLLDDPIPECVGTMDFDTQILNDFDYEMAGDCYDDEGTETTEINVDDGLSSDESAQRLDQSVERNGQSASVLGRNVRKDLEVLPNTLPVKKCNSGPTRLSSLRAASFRASGLAARCYAMKTRDIGPSVMIDKDIEKSSFKDNHIDRQNGHGQYSVNDGDSGNIKCRVGSSAVRKLFTEDYTPVGDLGDLHTSHDISDLDPHQLTACDGDGDQLAGLSYVDSQEPGELTQDNALDFVENFLKDNPIEFDLDGGMHKLDAMVQPKLVPNPRGQYNLANIVNCIRTVGESRVFDWDDNREDEGGGDIFCRKKEEFFTEPRKSKGRRLDRNGDKEASLSIQNMKSRLFCSDSRLELRKGKENNESSREASVKCKKNISYKLNQENDGDACRGELEDNDVQPDQQEVSNVGFDTQMAAEAMEALFNDENVHKLVHNEENQHLENIPMDSFRGSRSRKPDSSSKSRRSSRGHASSSEVAPRQSKERNQKFSGDLMKVCRNETLKLSERSKKRDADAMKGNENNGRDSNDGCNMTKKQLLRGKVVEVSPVARRTRQSMIANQSKKDQIASDGCEQSILRGKVVEVSPVARRTRQSMIANQSKKDKIASDGCEQSISKVGSLIKKSSGDRAIRDSEAKRTKSLEVASKTLKTKSKGTENYAKNSIGERGLCDMLAGQVSLPDDLLGQTIDRRKRSCNMKKTRSSICVLSPPLNMNLERRTVGRTSAEKAHGGTITADMNGQLSIENSNRPNFVQQLNKKNDGCSVSSIVKTVSDESPSKRHKPSITVCTTPPDNCMTPINTASPVCIGSEYYKQSCKKNLSKSSLLKELRDLTAPGLVSRSFPTESRKRKDMNDVRVLYSQHLDEDIIKQQKKTLTRLGVTVVSSMTEATHFIADKFVRTRNMLEAIALGKLVVTHQWIESCGQARCFIDEKNHILRDTKKEKEFGFSMPGSLACARERPLLEGRRVLITPNTKPGKAIISSLVKAVKGQAVERIGRSTLKDDQIPDDLLVLSCEEDYDECIPFLEKGAAVYSSELLLNGIVTQKLEFERHCLFVDHVKRTRSTIWLKKDGNKFHPVTKHQ, encoded by the exons GTAAATGCTGAGTTTGAAACTCAATTAGTGAATCCCCATGGAGAAACTCAAGTGTTTGATATTGAGTGTGAAACCCAAATCTTGAGTCACTGTGATGATACCCAGCTACTTGATGATCCCATTCCTGAATGTGTCGGAACAATGGACTTTGACACTCAAATATTGAATGATTTTGATTATGAAATGGCTGGTGATTGTTACGATGATGAAGGAACAGAGACAACTGAAATTAATGTCGATGACGGTCTATCTAGTGATGAATCAGCCCAAAGACTTGATCAATCAGTGGAGAGGAATGGCCAATCGGCCTCTGTGCTTGGACGGAATGTGAGGAAAGATTTAGAGGTGTTACCGAATACTTTACCGGTTAAAAAATGTAATTCAG GACCCACACGACTTTCTTCATTACGTGCAGCCTCATTTCGTGCCTCTGGTTTAGCAGCCCGTTGTTATGCCATGAAGACTAGAGACATTGGACCTTCTGTTATGATTGACAAGGATATAGAAAAATCATCCTTCAAAGATAATCACATTGACCGGCAGAATGGTCATGGGCAATACAGTGTGAATGATGGGGATTCAGGTAACATTAAGTGCAGGGTTGGCAGTTCAGCAGTGAGAAAGCTTTTTACTGAGGATTACACACCTGTTGGAGATTTAGGAGATCTTCACACAAGCCATGATATCAGTGACCTTGACCCACATCAGTTAACTGCCTGTGATGGCGATGGCGATCAGTTGGCAGGGTTAAGTTATGTTGACTCTCAAGAACCCGGGGAATTAACACAGGACAATGCTCTTgattttgttgaaaattttcttaaagATAATCCTATAGAGTTTGATCTAGATGGAGGTATGCATAAATTGGATGCTATGGTACAACCAAAGTTGGTTCCTAATCCAAGGGGACAATATAATCTGGCTAACATCGTTAACTGTATAAGAACAGTTGGAGAATCAAGAGTTTTTGATTGGGATGATAATCGGGAAGATGAAGGAGGTGGCGATATTTTCTGCAGAAAGAAGGAAGAGTTCTTCACTGAACCTCGAAAATCGAAAGGAAGAAGATTAGACCGGAATGGTGACAAGGAAGCATCTTTGAGTATCCAAAATATGAAATCGAGGTTATTTTGTTCTGATTCACGTCTAGAGttgagaaaaggaaaagagaataaTGAGTCATCTCGAGAAGCCAGCGTCAAATGCAAAAAGAACATATCCTATAAGTTGAATCAGGAGAATGATGGTGATGCATGTAGGGGAGAGTTGGAAGACAATGACGTCCAGCCTGATCAGCAAGAAGTCTCTAATGTAGGTTTTGATACTCAGATGGCAGCTGAGGCGATGGAAGCATTATTCAATGATGAGAATGTCCATAAGTTAGTTCATAATGAAGAAAATCAACATTTGGAAAATATTCCAATGGATTCTTTTAGAGGTTCTCGTTCTAGAAAGCCAGACTCTAGCTCGAAATCAAGGCGATCCTCTAGGGGACATGCTTCTAGTTCTGAGGTTGCCCCTAGGCAGTCCAAAGAAAGAAATCAGAAGTTTTCTGGAGATCTCATGAAGGTGTGTAGAAATGAGACTCTGAAATTGTCAGAGAGGAGTAAGAAAAGAGATGCTGATGCAATGAAAGGGAATGAAAACAATGGCCGTGACTCCAATGATGGGTGTAACATGACTAAGAAGCAGCTTTTACGTGGAAAAGTTGTTGAGGTTTCACCTGTTGCACGTCGAACTAGGCAATCCATGATAGCAAATCAATCAAAAAAGGATCAAATTGCATCTGATGGGTGTGAGCAGTCAATTTTACGTGGAAAAGTTGTTGAGGTTTCACCTGTTGCACGTCGAACTAGGCAATCCATGATAGCAAATCAATCAAAAAAGGATAAAATTGCATCTGATGGATGTGAGCAGTCAATTTCAAAGGTAGGTTCATTAATCAAGAAAAGTAGTGGTGATCGAGCCATTAGGGATTCTGAAGCTAAGAGAACTAAATCTCTAGAGGTAGCTTCCAAGACTCTAAAGACAAAGTCAAAAGGCACTGAAAATTATGCAAAAAACTCCATAGGAGAACGAGGATTGTGTGATATGTTAGCTGGTCAGGTAAGTCTGCCTGATGATTTACTTGGACAAACTATTGATAGGCGCAAGAGGTCATGTAACATGAAGAAAACACGATCGTCGATATGTGTTCTTTCACCTCCTTTAAATATGAACTTGGAAAGAAGAACTGTCGGTAGAACAAGTGCAGAAAAAGCTCATGGTGGAACTATAACTGCTGATATGAATGGTCAATTGTCCATTGAAAATTCCAACAGGCCAAATTTCGTTCAGCAGTTAAATAAAAAGAATGATGGATGTTCGGTTTCTTCTATTGTAAAGACTGTGTCTGATGAATCTCCTAGTAAAAGGCACAAACCATCTATCACGGTTTGTACTACTCCACCTGATAACTGTATGACGCCTATAAATACTGCATCACCTGTTTGTATAGGCAGCGAATATTACAAACAATCATGCAAAAAGAACCTCTCAAAATCAAGTCTTTTGAAAGAACTTCGTGATTTAACTGCTCCGGGGCTTGTTTCGAGATCTTTTCCAACTGAgtcaagaaagagaaaagatatgAATGATGTTCGAGTCTTGTATAGCCAACACCTAGATGAGGACATAATCAAACAGCAAAAGAAG ACGTTGACTCGCCTAGGGGTTACTGTGGTATCCTCCATGACTGAGGCAACACATTTCATAGCCGATAAATTTGTACGTACAAGGAATATGTTAGAAGCCATCGCTCTGGGTAAGCTTGTGGTGACACACCAATGGATTGAGAGTTGTGGGCAGGCGAGGTGCttcattgatgaaaaaaatcACATCCTACGAGATACCAAAAAGGAGAAGGAATTTGGATTTAGCATGCCAGGATCATTGGCGTGTGCTCGCGAGCGTCCTCTTCTAGAG GGTCGACGAGTGTTGATTACACCAAATACAAAGCCTGGGAAAGCCATCATTTCGAGCTTGGTCAAGGCGGTAAAGGGTCAA GCGGTAGAGAGGATTGGGAGGTCTACGCTGAAAGATGATCAAATTCCAGATGATTTGTTGGTTTTGTCGTGTGAAGAAGATTATGATGAGTGCATACCTTTTCTTGAAAAAG GCGCTGCAGTGTATAGTTCCGAGCTGCTACTTAATGGGATCGTAACGCAGAAGCTTGAGTTTGAAAG